From Neofelis nebulosa isolate mNeoNeb1 chromosome X, mNeoNeb1.pri, whole genome shotgun sequence:
CAGATGGCCTTAAAAGATGAGGGGCTTTCAAAGTCATCCTGGACAGCCCCTTCCCTGGAGAGTATAAATCTATATGAACAGAATGTACATGAGACTCAATCTTGctgatgaagagaaggaaaataacagcATATTTCACCCCTCACAGACCATCGCCTTCCTGGGACTGCTGTCACTCCCAGGACAGGAACTGAGGTTTGCAGAGCGGAAGCTGCTCATgggctggcaaggatgtggcatTTCCCGGAAAGCCTTTAACCGAAGATGCCGGGGCCAAGAGGAATAGCCCGAGGTTAGAGGGCCTGAGAGACCAATACCCCAGAACGTGGGGGATCACAGTAGGCTGTCACCTGCTCTCAGACGTAGAGGCCTCAGACAGAGCTGGCAGGCTGAGCATACCCCTCACTTACTCTTCAGGCCACTCAAGGACTTAAGAATTTTGGCCCAAGACAGACAGTCCCAGGTCAGTAGAAGGAGGAGTCCCGGCCTATGGCAGGTACGGACATGAGGACCCCAAATGAGGAATGATGGAAGGACTCAGCCAGAACAGTGGGCTTCCATGAAGCCTGGCTTAGGTCCTCAACTGTAGGAAATCCAGAACAGCATGTTTGGATGTGGCTTATTCTGACTTCCACGCCAGAAGTCCCCAGGAGGTGAATACTTGGACTTCATGGGAGCAGCCTCAGTGCAACAAGGAGTTCCAAGACCGGTCAGGTGTCAGGGTGAGGACTCTGAATCAGAATGAGGGACTCACTCACCCCAGAACAGAATATCCCCACAAATGCCCCCAGTGCTGTCCTGGGATGCCCAGGACAGAATTGTGAGGTGGAAGAACCCCCTCATTCTCCCTGGAGTGTCTCATACAGGTGAGGATCTTGGGCTAGCGGGGACAGCCCTagatgtgcagagagagaaaacccaggcCTTAGGAGTCATGGTAAGGACCCTGACTATTAGGCAGGGATCCTCCTACCAGCAGAGGCTGTCAAACAGATCTCCACCCTATTCTTAGCCCCGGGAGGCCCCAGAAGAGCTATCAGTTCTTCGTCAGCCCCAGTTTGGCCACAGGAGGAGTCCTGGCCTTGATTGAAGATGAGGACCCTGCGTCAGCTGATGAGGGAAAAACTCCCTTAGAAAAAGCTTCCCAGGGCCCTGTTCGTGCTTCCAGGCTTGTGCAGCCCAGGAAGGGGTAGCCACGCGCCGCGGGACCAGAGAGTCCCCTTTGGCAGGTCAGGAGAGTGGAGCTTCGGAGGCCGGCAGGGGGCGGAGCCCCAGGCCCTGACGCACGTGGGGAGGACCCTGGGCCAGGACGCGCGGGGACCACCGAGTTCTCGGCGGCGGGGTCCTAGagcgccccacccctgctttcgGCCCTCGGAGACCCCGGGCGGCCGCCGCCGAGGGCCGGATGCGGCTGCGCCGACTTCCTTTCGGGCCCGGACCTCAAGGCGCAGGGCGCGCGGTGTTTGTTCGGCGGCGGCCGGATTCCCGGGACCGGGCTGAAAGCGAGGTGAGGACGCCGAGTGGGACCCGAGGAGACGACTCCCCGCGCCCCCGTGACAGAGGGGACCCCTCCCTGCCATGGGCCCGTTTGGCCCCGGCTCCGGGTGGTCCCGGCGGAATGTGAGGCGGAATTCGGCCTAGAAGTTCTCAGAGACCAGGCCTCCGTCTCGGGAGTAGTCCCGATACTACCGAGGGAGGCGGTCCTAACTAGATTCAAGATGAGGGCCCCGAGTGCTAACGAGCGGACCTTGACCCAACAGAGGGGGCTACTCTGGGAAGCACCCCTGCACTCAGCTCTAGGAGGCTCCATGCCGGGTAGACAGATGCCGAGGGAGCTACCTTCTTCTCTAGCAGCTAAGGGGATTCAGGGTTATACCGACAGCTCGCATACTCAGCCTAGGAGGCCCGGGGCAGAGCTGGCAAGCTGAGGTGCCCCCTCATTTTCTCTCGAGGTGGTGATCTCAGGGAAGTGACGGCCTGTATCTAATGGCATAAGCCCCATTCAGCGAAAGGATCCCAGTCCCTAAACAGGAGTCGACGTTGTGATACTGAGTGATGATGGGGGAATCCCTCCAGGAAAGAAGGGGGCCGCATGAAGCCCAAACCCTGTTTTCACATTTGGGAAACTTGGGCATGGTGACATGATACATTACACTCACTTCTTCCCAGAACATCTCAGGGAAGTGAAGAACCAGGTTGAAGGGGGCAGCCTCAGGCCAGCAGAGGGAGGATATGGGGTCATGCCAcgtgtcatggttcatgagttggagccctgcgtgcATCTCTGCACtcatggcccagagcctgcttggattctttctctctgcccctcccccctccttcttcctcattcttgcaaaagcaataaataaagtCCTGCCTAGTATTATCTCCAAGGTAGATGCCATATGAAGTGCTCATCAGTCTCCACTCCATGGTAACAGGAAAGTGAGAGTCTTGGTCCAAGGGGAGTGGTTCTAGATCAGCAGAGGCAGAAATCTTAGACCCTGTTGTGAGCCAGATTTAGACCTTGAGTTGGGATCCTATGGAGGACCACCTGCCATAGGACATCAACCTGCCTGCAGTAGCTTTTACTCTTGAGAGACCACGTTTGGTCAGTTAAGGTTGTCTTCGCTTCTTCCTCTTGGAACTTATGCTCTTAATATGAGGACTCTAGGGATCATCCAATCCTGAATAGAGGGGACATCAAAGCATCCATCTTAACCCTTTGATTTTAGCCCAAGAAGCCTCAGGGGAGAGCCTTCAGGTTGAGCATCCCTTGACTTCTTTATATCAGGTCTAAAGGAGGTGATATTCTTAGTCTGAAGGTTAAACCAAAGTTAACAAGGGAGAGTGGTTCTGAGCCTTTTAAGGAACCAAAGTGAAGACCTTAAATGAGGCTGAGGATCCCAGTGAACTCAGGACAGAACGGACCCTGCTGAGCTCTCAGCACTGGGCAGGGAAGTAGACTGAGGTGCCCCTTCACTTCCTTCTCCTGGGTCCCTGGGAGCTTTGAGGTGTGAAATAACAGGTAGCAGAGGGAAGGGTGCCCCATCTCTGCCAAGACACTTGATATGATAACACTAAAGATAAATGGAGAGGGCCCAACATGCCAGAACACAGAGGCCTCTGCTGCAAACATCTGCTCTCGCCTCAGTAAACCCGAGGCAGGGCTAGTAGGATGCAAATAAGACTCACTGTGAGGGTTCTGTGGTTCTCTGTAAGATTCTTAGGGGATAGGATGACCAAGAGAACAGGAGCCTTTGTCGGGTCCTAGAGCAGTATCCTCAAGTATCCTGCCGAGGTCACCTTTGATAAATCCAAAGTGGAATCTACCTGTTGAAGGTGATAACATCATCTTATTCTCGCTTCTGCAGTTGCCCATATCACCTGTCCACTGGCTCACACCCTTGCCTGCTATCTCTGAGCACAGCCATTATGCCTCGTGGTCAGAAGAGTAAGCTCCGTGCTCGTGAGAAACGCCGCCTTAACAGAGCCGAGACCCAAGGTCTTAAGAGTGCTCAGGCAACTACAGCAGAGGAAGAAGAGGctactccttcctcctctcttgttCTTGGGGGTGCTTCCTCAAGCTCCCCTGCTGCTGGCACTTCCCAGGAGCCTCAAAAAGCCCCAGCCACCACCAAGGCTGCTGCACATGCTTCACGGCGAAGATCTAAGGCAGGTGCCAAGAGCCAGGTTGAGGAAAGTAAAAATTCCTCTCTGGCCTCGACTTCCACTGGGAAAGCTCAAAACGATCCTCTAACCAGTAAAGTGGGGATGTTGGTACAGTTTCTGCTGTATAAGTATAAATTGAAGGAGCCCATTAAGAAGATAGACATGATGAAGATCGTCCACAAAAGGAACAGGGAGCAGTTCGCTGAGATCCTCAGGAGAGCCACTGAGCGCATGGATCTGGTCTTTGGCCTCAAATTAAAGGAAGTCAAGCCTGGCAGTAACCCCTACACCCTCACCAGCAACCTAGACCTCACCGACGATGGCACTATGGATAATCTCTGGGGCTTTCCGAAGAATGGGCTTCTCATGCCTCTCCTGGGTGTCATCTTCTTGAATGGCAACTGCACCTCTGAGGAGCAGATCTGGGAATTCCTGAATATTTTGGGCGTCTATGATGGAAGGAGGCACTTCATCTTCGGGGAGCCCAGGAAGCTCATCACCCAAGATTTGGTGCAGGAAAAGTACCTGGAGTACCGCCAGGTGCCCGACAGCAATCCTCCACGCTATCAGTTCCTGTGGGGCCAGAGAGCCCATGCTGAAACCAGCAAGATGAAAGTCCTTGAGTTTTTGGCCAAGGTCCACAATACCGTCCCCAGTGCCTTCCTGCCCCATTATGAAGAGGCTCTGCgagatgaggaagagagagcCCGAGTCcaagccgcagccggcgcagcctcTACTGCCAAAGCTAGTGCTCGTTCCTGGGCCGCATCTGGCCGCTCTTCTCCTCCCTAGAGAGGGCTGAGTCAGATTCTTCGCTTTGTCATGGGAAGGCCTGTTAAGTAGTGTTTGTCATGGGCGCAAATAATTTGTtgattacctttttttaaatatattcttcagGCACTGTTCCTTTCAATAGAAAGTTTATGTAGATTCAGAATATAAGTTTTTGGATGACACAGATCACACATTTATTGCTGTTTATCAGTTTTAGgtgtaagagtttatttttttgaaatatagatCAGAAATTGTTAAATCACTTTTTGATCCAGAGCAAGATAAGATGGCTTTAAGATAGGATATCCTTGGAAATGTGAAAGAATTCCACACTAAAATACTTAGGAtgagaagatagatagatagatagatagatagatagatagatagatagatagatagataactaGATACATAGAAACCTAGATTCGTAGATAGATGGTTAGGTACATAGGTATACAGATACATAGATTACATAGATACGCAGATAGGTACATTGATACAGTAACAATTGGTTAATTCTTTGTTTGCcttactctattctttttctaaaCTTAAAAGACGTATACCtgcatttgtttatgtttgttaaGAATGTTTGATAATATATGATCATAATGAATCAAACCTCTTTATACATGTCTCTTATTTTACACAAACATTGAGCATCTGCTCTTGGGAAGTCTTCATCCTTGTACTGGGGGTGTTTAGTCA
This genomic window contains:
- the LOC131502527 gene encoding melanoma-associated antigen B2-like, which produces MPRGQKSKLRAREKRRLNRAETQGLKSAQATTAEEEEATPSSSLVLGGASSSSPAAGTSQEPQKAPATTKAAAHASRRRSKAGAKSQVEESKNSSLASTSTGKAQNDPLTSKVGMLVQFLLYKYKLKEPIKKIDMMKIVHKRNREQFAEILRRATERMDLVFGLKLKEVKPGSNPYTLTSNLDLTDDGTMDNLWGFPKNGLLMPLLGVIFLNGNCTSEEQIWEFLNILGVYDGRRHFIFGEPRKLITQDLVQEKYLEYRQVPDSNPPRYQFLWGQRAHAETSKMKVLEFLAKVHNTVPSAFLPHYEEALRDEEERARVQAAAGAASTAKASARSWAASGRSSPP